CCGTTTCACGATGATCATTCATGAATATAACTATCAATTTTACATGGATAAGTTTATTGATTCTTTATCTACCCAATCCGATTGCAACTGCAAACTTCTTTTATCTGTAAACGTCTCTTTTCTCTAATTATACTCACTTATATAGTCACTTCCTCTTTTGCTTCTTGAGAAAGCCGCCCTCCTTCGCCGGCTGGTGAGAATCCCGGTACTCACCAAACAATTCGATAAACCAACCCTGGATTTTCTGGAAGAATTGAAGGGTATGTTGGAGGAAATTTATGAATCTTCATTACCCTCTTCAACCAGTTTCCTGAATATTTTTTCCGATTTTGCAGTAAACTCCTTTGCTTCTTCATTCCGGTTCAGGTCTGAGAGAGTTTTTGCATACTCCACGGAGATTCCAGCCATTTCTGCCAGATAGCCGGAGTCTTCCGACTCTTCTTCATCTCTTTCTCCAAGGAGAACATAGGCCAGATCCATGGCTTCTTTCACACTGTCTTTCAGCTCTTCTTTGTCTACTCCTCCAAGGAAATCGAAGGCAAGGTCCATGGATTCTTTTGCACTGTCGTATTTCTTTGAAAGGAGGAGGGTCTTTCCACGTTCCATAACTTCGGCAGCCAGCCTCATTTTAACAGAAAGGGGCCAGATTTCATCATCAAAAATCATTACATAATATTCAAGGGCTTCCGAATACTGCTCCTCAGCAAGCTCCTCTTTTCCTACTTTCGCATAAAGGGAGCCCAGTTTATCATAGGCATTGCTTTTGGCTTTCAAATCCTTCCAGTTTGCCAGAAGATCAATAAGTTCCTCCATAACCTCAACGACACGTTCCTGAAGTTGAATCGCGGATTCATAGTCCTGCTGAATTATATAAAAATCAACAAGTTTTCCAAGAGCATGAGCCAGGCCATATATATAGGTCTCACTATCATCAAGCAGCTCAAATGCTTTTTCCCTTACATCCAGGATTTTTTCGTAATACTGCCTTTCAGTTTCGGGGTCCATATCCTCTGGTTCAAAATACTTATATAGATCCCCGATGGCAGTGAAAGCTCTGGCAATTTCCAGTTTGGGTTCATCATCTTCTGGATTTTTCTCCAGAAGAATCTCGTAGACCTTTATTTCATTCATGTAACACTTTTCTGCATTTTCGACACTTTCTGCCATTTTAAAATGTCTTGCGAGCTCACGGAAGGTATTCGAAAGGGTGGATTGAATAACCGAATCCTCATCCTCGTTTAAATCGGAAGCCCTGAAAAT
The Methanosarcina sp. WWM596 DNA segment above includes these coding regions:
- a CDS encoding lipopolysaccharide assembly protein LapB, whose translation is MLNRNLKDISSLIEDKKYKKALEKLDKAENLAGKAKRQDLLCRVLLQKGAVLFSMGKPNEGQNLYDKALDIFRASDLNEDEDSVIQSTLSNTFRELARHFKMAESVENAEKCYMNEIKVYEILLEKNPEDDEPKLEIARAFTAIGDLYKYFEPEDMDPETERQYYEKILDVREKAFELLDDSETYIYGLAHALGKLVDFYIIQQDYESAIQLQERVVEVMEELIDLLANWKDLKAKSNAYDKLGSLYAKVGKEELAEEQYSEALEYYVMIFDDEIWPLSVKMRLAAEVMERGKTLLLSKKYDSAKESMDLAFDFLGGVDKEELKDSVKEAMDLAYVLLGERDEEESEDSGYLAEMAGISVEYAKTLSDLNRNEEAKEFTAKSEKIFRKLVEEGNEDS